The following coding sequences are from one Pigmentibacter sp. JX0631 window:
- a CDS encoding transposase: MDKNKVDLSLCYVHPRRNFYDLRKQFTEKVDKILLLYRDILLNARKAKKKKLNRIERLLFHKKYSLLIMNKILYIFQSGLNEKLVEPNSPIGKAYKYIIQYFEKLCAFCEIKNAPLENILSERMLKIAIRYRRNSHFFKNQNDAYVVAIITSILANAYTNKINLIKYLTELLHNSKNIMNNSDKWLS, from the coding sequence ATTGATAAAAATAAAGTTGATTTATCGTTATGCTATGTCCATCCTAGAAGAAATTTTTACGACTTAAGGAAACAGTTCACTGAAAAAGTAGATAAAATTTTACTTTTATATCGAGACATTTTACTCAATGCTCGCAAAGCAAAAAAGAAAAAACTTAATCGAATAGAACGTCTACTATTTCATAAAAAATATTCTTTACTAATAATGAATAAAATTTTGTATATCTTTCAATCAGGACTAAATGAAAAACTGGTAGAACCTAATTCACCAATAGGAAAAGCGTATAAATATATTATTCAATATTTCGAAAAACTTTGCGCATTTTGTGAAATTAAAAATGCACCACTTGAAAACATCCTGAGCGAAAGAATGCTAAAAATTGCCATTCGCTATAGAAGAAATTCTCATTTCTTCAAAAACCAAAATGATGCTTATGTTGTAGCCATAATCACTTCCATTTTAGCCAACGCCTATACCAATAAGATTAATTTAATTAAATATCTCACTGAACTTCTTCATAACAGTAAAAATATTATGAATAATTCTGACAAATGGCTCTCTTAG
- a CDS encoding class I SAM-dependent methyltransferase — protein sequence MNNNFEDIIDKSIFQNVIIRNNFIQSTDINIQYTGNAETVKSFGEEWNIFKHSDLSLTETAAKEYFDVFPLEQLNKNWIGVDVGCGTGRWARRISPYVKTLYGVDPSEAINIFMENTKNDDNIIPVKAYAENLPFQDKSIDFALSYGVLHHIEKTEESIAEINRILKNDGIFLFYFYYNLDNRSFLFKCIFLIVNIMRKCISKFPPFLKKITCDLLAAFIYLPCVILAKIVKLIFGEKLAEKLPLSSYRNKNFYIMRNDSLDRFGTPLEKRYSKEQLTKLLKDNGFKNVVFSNNIPYWHGYAVK from the coding sequence ATGAATAATAATTTTGAAGATATCATTGACAAATCAATTTTTCAAAATGTGATTATAAGAAATAATTTTATTCAAAGTACAGACATAAATATTCAATATACCGGAAATGCAGAAACGGTTAAATCATTTGGAGAAGAATGGAATATTTTTAAACATTCTGATTTATCCTTAACTGAAACAGCTGCAAAAGAATATTTTGACGTTTTTCCATTAGAGCAATTAAATAAAAATTGGATTGGAGTAGATGTTGGCTGCGGTACTGGAAGATGGGCTAGAAGAATTAGCCCCTATGTAAAAACTCTGTACGGCGTAGATCCTTCAGAAGCGATAAATATATTTATGGAAAATACTAAAAATGATGACAACATCATTCCAGTTAAGGCGTACGCAGAAAATTTGCCGTTTCAAGATAAATCTATCGATTTTGCTCTTTCATACGGAGTCTTACATCATATTGAAAAAACCGAAGAATCAATAGCAGAAATAAATCGAATCCTAAAAAATGATGGTATTTTTCTTTTTTATTTTTATTATAATTTAGATAACAGATCTTTTTTGTTTAAATGCATTTTTTTAATTGTAAATATTATGAGAAAGTGTATTAGCAAATTTCCTCCATTTTTAAAAAAAATAACATGCGATTTACTAGCAGCATTTATTTATTTGCCATGTGTTATTCTAGCAAAAATAGTTAAATTAATTTTTGGTGAAAAACTAGCTGAAAAACTTCCTCTTTCTTCCTACAGAAACAAAAATTTTTATATAATGAGAAATGATAGCCTTGATAGATTTGGGACACCGCTTGAAAAAAGATATTCAAAAGAACAATTAACAAAACTTCTAAAAGATAATGGTTTTAAAAATGTTGTATTTTCAAATAATATACCTTATTGGCATGGTTATGCAGTAAAGTAA
- a CDS encoding ABC transporter ATP-binding protein, with amino-acid sequence MKSLYYKRFAGLNGFYKIQKIFQFMGKKAIFVFFLGIFSSILLSFIEFLFALAIQFLLISFGFISNNVTIFGYSFPKLTILTVLVLLFFIGFLRFISQLINSQSLTYITEYSNCRIKHLAIYDLLFQSSSKKISSSNVNFMISELAPKLSIFMSSSLSLVSTLIQCSLLLIFLIAIAWKEAIVCLLGILVIGFIISKNNKKIRSLSKKIPSEQEEINKGIEKVSRNILFIKIMKTNNQEYIRLIKNSLNYSLNYIRVCFLNNFNSIGTPFLGIILLVVTIFISQEFWHTKSIVLISFLYMLVRFIQNLSVITNSFGMLNISYPQFKKSVQYFNEFSDRDKMLSSLPITHIKFKGSTLTPDINLVDNQKIHKQVMSAVLKNAPEINFDAVSFYYDTNEKKILENFSMILKSGEQLGIIGSSGSGKTTLLMLLLGILEPQHGNIWVDGKSPKDYFFNNNIKLGYVGPEPFLIEGSIKENLLYGLDSIPDEDKIWSTLELVSLKKDFLSKTLNYRVSENHSELSAGQKQRLCIARAILNNPQILILDEPTSNLDESTENEVCESISKLKKQCTTIIVSHRTGALKNIDKIIEVSSK; translated from the coding sequence ATGAAATCATTGTATTATAAGAGATTTGCTGGGTTAAATGGGTTTTATAAAATCCAAAAAATATTTCAATTTATGGGTAAAAAAGCTATTTTTGTTTTTTTTCTTGGAATTTTCTCTTCTATTTTATTATCATTTATTGAGTTTTTGTTTGCTTTAGCAATACAATTTTTGCTTATTAGTTTTGGATTTATAAGTAACAATGTAACTATTTTTGGTTATAGTTTTCCTAAATTAACAATTTTGACTGTTCTTGTTTTACTGTTTTTTATAGGATTTTTGAGATTTATATCACAACTGATAAATTCTCAAAGTTTAACATATATAACTGAATATTCGAATTGTAGAATTAAACATCTAGCTATATATGATCTTTTATTTCAATCTTCTTCAAAAAAAATAAGTTCTTCTAACGTCAATTTCATGATCTCAGAATTAGCACCAAAACTTTCAATTTTTATGTCGAGTAGTCTTTCATTGGTATCAACATTAATACAGTGTAGTTTACTATTAATTTTTTTAATAGCTATAGCATGGAAGGAAGCAATTGTTTGTTTGCTAGGTATTTTAGTTATTGGATTTATAATATCTAAAAATAACAAAAAAATAAGGTCTTTGTCAAAAAAAATACCATCAGAACAAGAGGAAATAAATAAAGGTATTGAAAAAGTATCAAGAAACATTCTTTTCATAAAAATAATGAAAACAAATAATCAAGAATATATAAGACTTATAAAAAACTCATTGAATTATTCATTAAATTACATTAGAGTTTGTTTTTTAAATAATTTTAATTCTATTGGAACTCCTTTTCTTGGTATAATTCTTTTGGTTGTGACGATTTTTATAAGTCAAGAGTTTTGGCACACAAAGTCAATAGTTTTGATTTCATTTCTTTATATGTTAGTAAGATTTATCCAAAATCTTTCAGTAATAACAAATTCTTTTGGAATGTTAAATATTTCATATCCGCAGTTCAAAAAATCTGTTCAATATTTTAATGAGTTTTCAGATAGAGATAAAATGCTATCTTCATTGCCTATAACACATATAAAATTTAAAGGCTCGACATTAACACCAGATATTAATTTAGTAGATAATCAGAAAATTCATAAACAAGTAATGTCTGCGGTTCTTAAAAATGCACCAGAAATTAATTTTGATGCTGTAAGTTTTTACTATGATACGAATGAAAAGAAAATTCTTGAAAATTTCAGTATGATTTTAAAATCGGGAGAACAGTTAGGTATAATAGGTTCTAGTGGGTCAGGGAAAACTACTTTATTAATGCTTTTATTAGGTATTTTGGAACCACAACATGGAAATATTTGGGTCGATGGTAAATCACCTAAAGACTATTTTTTTAATAACAATATTAAACTAGGATATGTTGGACCAGAGCCTTTTTTAATTGAAGGAAGCATAAAAGAAAATTTACTTTATGGTTTAGATTCTATACCAGATGAAGATAAAATATGGAGTACGCTAGAACTTGTTTCGTTAAAAAAAGATTTTTTATCTAAAACGCTAAATTATAGAGTTAGCGAAAATCATTCTGAATTATCGGCCGGACAGAAACAAAGATTATGCATTGCAAGAGCCATCTTAAATAATCCACAAATTTTGATATTAGATGAACCAACTTCTAATTTAGATGAAAGTACTGAAAATGAAGTTTGTGAATCAATCTCAAAATTGAAGAAACAGTGCACAACAATAATTGTATCCCACAGAACAGGAGCGTTAAAAAATATAGATAAAATTATTGAGGTTTCTTCAAAATAA
- a CDS encoding NAD(P)-dependent oxidoreductase produces MLNNLYITDLEHIYTHTQEVFNEISNKRIFVTGCTGFFGIWLIESFLYINKKMNLNSHMTILTRNKKKFISLHNHLTNFSEIDFLEGDICSFEFPQNKYEYIIHGAAEVSNDEISAIETVATIVNGTKHILDFANHNQTKKLLFISSGAAYGKQIASLPYITEESNIAPLTTDSTSVYGESKRLAELLCVLAAKKGILEIKIARCFAFIGPYLPLNSRFAVGNFIKDVIEGKNIVIKSNIQVYRSYLYASDLAIWLWTILIKGNNCEIYNVGSDKEISLIELANLILKVSKSNCKVLVNSSQNNLNLIDRYVPSIEKSNSSLNLKPTISLELAIEKTLNWNKKLF; encoded by the coding sequence TTGTTAAATAATCTATATATAACAGATTTAGAACATATATATACACATACACAAGAAGTATTTAACGAAATTTCAAACAAAAGAATTTTTGTTACGGGCTGTACAGGATTTTTTGGAATATGGTTAATTGAAAGTTTTCTATACATTAATAAAAAAATGAATTTAAACTCTCACATGACTATTTTAACAAGAAATAAAAAAAAATTTATTTCGTTACATAATCATTTAACTAACTTTAGCGAAATTGATTTCTTAGAAGGTGATATTTGTTCTTTTGAATTCCCTCAAAATAAATATGAATATATTATTCATGGAGCTGCTGAAGTAAGCAATGACGAAATCTCAGCTATTGAAACAGTTGCAACTATCGTAAATGGAACTAAACATATTTTAGATTTTGCTAATCATAATCAAACAAAAAAATTATTATTTATTAGTTCAGGAGCCGCATATGGCAAACAAATTGCCTCGCTCCCATATATCACTGAAGAATCAAATATAGCTCCCCTTACAACTGACTCGACATCAGTTTATGGTGAGTCAAAACGATTAGCTGAATTATTATGTGTATTAGCTGCTAAAAAAGGGATATTAGAAATTAAAATTGCAAGATGTTTTGCTTTTATTGGACCTTACTTACCTTTGAATAGTAGGTTTGCTGTTGGAAATTTTATTAAGGATGTGATCGAAGGAAAAAATATTGTTATAAAAAGTAATATTCAAGTATATAGATCCTATTTATACGCTTCTGATTTAGCTATTTGGCTTTGGACAATACTCATTAAGGGTAATAATTGCGAAATATATAATGTTGGATCAGATAAAGAAATATCTTTAATTGAATTGGCAAATTTAATATTGAAAGTTTCAAAAAGTAATTGCAAAGTTCTTGTTAATTCTTCTCAAAACAATTTAAATTTAATAGACAGGTATGTCCCATCGATTGAAAAATCAAATAGCTCATTAAATCTAAAGCCAACAATTAGTCTAGAATTGGCTATTGAAAAAACTTTAAATTGGAATAAAAAGTTATTTTGA
- a CDS encoding methyltransferase, TIGR04325 family: MFIKKLIKNVMPIGLYILSNKIKYLIYQLRTSNGYKGKYNSFSDAINFNNKYIDGFKSEEYNKNILKKTKNIENNIKSLTPVVNINDFILSMEIILHISQGNKILDIGGSIGHHYLNIKSTINDLDFYKSSEPKYFIMENKNLLNSINSYFFNEKFIGITEHPIKADLVIMSSTLHYIEDWKSLIKTLIDLGTKKFVLSRVPVHSGNTFISFQVIEEGGFPCYFFNEKDIIDFFSENQFYLKKKWACPENHAVYFGPAKNDSKYGYGFIFQK; encoded by the coding sequence TTGTTTATTAAAAAATTAATAAAAAATGTAATGCCAATCGGATTGTATATTTTATCTAATAAGATAAAATATTTAATTTATCAATTGAGAACCTCTAATGGGTACAAAGGAAAATACAATTCATTTAGTGATGCTATAAATTTTAACAATAAGTATATTGATGGATTTAAATCAGAAGAATACAATAAAAATATTTTAAAAAAGACAAAAAATATTGAAAATAATATCAAAAGCTTAACACCAGTTGTAAATATAAATGATTTTATTTTAAGTATGGAAATTATTTTACATATATCCCAAGGAAATAAAATACTTGATATAGGAGGGAGCATTGGCCATCATTACTTAAACATAAAATCTACAATAAATGACCTCGACTTCTATAAATCCAGTGAGCCAAAATATTTTATTATGGAGAATAAAAACTTATTAAATTCTATCAACTCCTATTTCTTTAATGAAAAATTTATAGGAATAACTGAACACCCTATTAAAGCTGATTTAGTAATAATGAGTAGTACATTACATTACATCGAAGATTGGAAAAGTTTAATAAAAACTTTAATTGATTTAGGAACTAAAAAATTCGTTTTATCCAGAGTACCCGTTCATTCTGGAAATACTTTTATTTCATTTCAAGTAATCGAAGAAGGAGGCTTTCCCTGCTACTTTTTTAATGAAAAAGATATAATTGATTTTTTTTCTGAAAATCAATTTTATCTTAAAAAGAAATGGGCTTGCCCTGAAAATCATGCTGTTTATTTTGGGCCTGCAAAAAATGATTCAAAATACGGATATGGTTTCATATTTCAAAAATGA
- a CDS encoding transketolase — protein MLKPYSKEINPNNLRKNILNMAKVGNSVHIACAFSIVEILSVLYQNFINIDPSNLKNTNRDLFCLSKGHGVMALYSCLYEIGILPEEYLNKYFQDGSKLKGLSDANIPGIEVSGGSLGHGITVSVGLALAAKLKNKSNKIYCLIGDGEMNEGSVWEALLFSKHWNLDNLILIVDANQYQAMGLCSEILDCEPFYNKFEAFGFETWECDGHSVLELNRVFNQALISKHEKPKVVIARTVKGKGVSFMENNNAWHYSRLNNELFQKCLEELS, from the coding sequence ATGCTAAAACCTTATTCTAAAGAGATAAATCCAAATAACCTGAGAAAAAATATTTTAAACATGGCTAAAGTAGGTAATTCTGTACATATTGCATGCGCTTTTTCAATTGTTGAGATTCTTTCCGTTCTTTATCAAAATTTCATTAATATAGATCCTAGTAACCTTAAAAATACTAATAGAGATCTCTTTTGCCTAAGTAAGGGGCATGGAGTCATGGCCTTATATTCATGCCTTTATGAAATTGGAATATTACCTGAAGAATACTTGAACAAATATTTCCAAGATGGAAGTAAATTAAAGGGACTTTCAGATGCAAATATTCCAGGAATTGAAGTGTCCGGAGGTTCGCTAGGGCATGGAATTACTGTTTCTGTTGGATTAGCGCTCGCCGCCAAATTAAAAAATAAATCAAATAAAATATACTGTCTAATAGGTGATGGAGAAATGAATGAAGGAAGTGTTTGGGAAGCATTACTTTTTTCGAAACATTGGAATCTTGATAATTTGATTTTAATAGTTGATGCAAACCAGTATCAAGCAATGGGACTATGTTCCGAGATTCTAGATTGTGAACCTTTTTATAATAAATTTGAAGCGTTTGGTTTTGAAACATGGGAATGCGATGGACATTCTGTATTAGAACTTAATAGAGTATTCAATCAAGCTTTAATAAGTAAGCACGAAAAACCCAAAGTGGTTATAGCAAGAACTGTTAAAGGAAAAGGCGTGTCGTTTATGGAGAATAATAACGCTTGGCATTATTCTCGACTAAATAACGAATTATTTCAAAAGTGTCTTGAGGAGTTATCTTAA
- a CDS encoding glycosyltransferase family 2 protein, protein MKDNKSIEKNYLSDSKNGLVKKSLIKKPILTIAIPTFNRCFYLSEILKDLIPQCETVDPQNEFIEILISNNSSTDDTNAFLQNSYINLSRLTYYINSNNIGGINNIFYCTLRSSGTYVWILGDDELIFPNSILLVLNELKVKSDTGLFILPKTISLGLEGKYFKSYKDFALFSVKNNPHNLLAHTLISANIFRKDIFNNEVSAKTIKTLYAHMYGLQVGLANTNTGVTIFNFPIVEVRKERAPMNWGKQIWYRHTQYLFFLSNLYGIKLLKIYGIKHYLCMKSRNIVYDAIVAVTSQRFRKNLKKGIFKIRCLFAR, encoded by the coding sequence ATGAAAGATAATAAAAGTATTGAAAAAAATTACTTATCAGACTCTAAAAATGGGTTAGTTAAAAAGTCTTTAATTAAAAAACCAATTTTGACAATTGCTATACCCACTTTCAATAGATGTTTTTATTTATCAGAAATATTGAAAGACCTTATTCCTCAATGTGAGACAGTAGATCCCCAAAATGAATTTATAGAAATTTTAATTTCAAATAATTCTTCTACGGATGATACTAATGCTTTTCTTCAAAATAGTTATATAAACCTTTCTAGGTTAACTTATTATATTAATTCTAATAATATTGGTGGGATAAATAATATTTTTTATTGTACTCTGCGATCTTCTGGAACGTATGTTTGGATACTTGGTGATGATGAACTTATCTTTCCGAATTCAATTCTCCTAGTATTAAATGAATTAAAAGTTAAATCTGATACAGGACTCTTTATATTGCCCAAAACAATTTCATTAGGCTTGGAAGGAAAATATTTTAAAAGCTATAAAGATTTTGCTTTATTCTCTGTCAAAAATAATCCACATAATCTTTTAGCACATACCCTTATTAGTGCTAATATTTTTCGGAAAGATATTTTTAATAATGAAGTATCAGCAAAAACTATAAAAACTTTATATGCTCATATGTATGGTTTACAAGTTGGACTTGCAAATACTAATACAGGTGTGACTATTTTTAATTTTCCTATAGTTGAAGTAAGGAAAGAAAGAGCTCCAATGAATTGGGGAAAGCAGATTTGGTATAGACACACTCAATATCTTTTCTTCTTATCAAATTTATACGGAATTAAACTATTAAAAATTTATGGCATTAAACATTACCTTTGTATGAAATCAAGAAATATAGTTTATGATGCTATAGTTGCTGTTACTTCACAAAGATTTAGGAAAAACTTGAAAAAAGGAATATTCAAAATTAGATGTTTATTTGCAAGATAA
- a CDS encoding nucleotide sugar dehydrogenase — translation MQNHMSTEILEIKSTKIGVIGLGYVGLPLAISFSKKYNVIGFDINNEKIEKLKAGKDYTGEIENTNILNNDNILYTSDYTDLTTCKVIIVAVPTPIDNGNNPDLTPLLSACSLIGEILKLNSNIYYICFESTVYPGCTEEDCKPLIEKISGKTHGVDFYLGYSPERINPGDKKHTFENITKVVSGCCNHSRDFFAQLYNSVISAGVHIASSIKVAEAAKIIENTQRDINIALINELSIIFSKLNIDTHEVLSAARTKWNFLDFIPGLVGGHCIGVDPYYLTYKAETVGYIPKVILSGRTINDSMASFVASQAVKLALKNKPKNSELYRCLILGFTFKENISDFRNTKVAQIINSLKEYNFHTDVIDPLVDKKDVHSEYNIEINTHLNIDFQLYDCIILAVPHRELVPTIEEIINPDKQYNGVFVDVKAYLNSTQIAQISNHITYWRL, via the coding sequence ATGCAAAATCATATGTCAACAGAGATTCTTGAAATTAAATCAACAAAAATTGGAGTAATTGGCTTAGGTTATGTTGGTTTGCCTTTAGCAATTTCTTTTTCCAAAAAATATAATGTTATTGGTTTTGACATAAATAACGAAAAAATTGAAAAATTAAAAGCAGGAAAAGATTATACTGGAGAGATAGAAAATACAAACATTTTAAATAATGATAATATTTTATATACATCTGATTATACAGATTTAACAACATGTAAAGTTATAATAGTTGCGGTTCCTACTCCAATTGATAATGGAAATAATCCTGATTTAACTCCACTTTTGTCGGCTTGCTCCTTAATTGGAGAAATTTTAAAATTAAATTCAAATATTTATTATATTTGTTTTGAGTCAACGGTCTATCCTGGTTGCACAGAGGAAGATTGTAAACCATTAATTGAAAAAATTTCTGGCAAAACTCATGGTGTAGATTTTTATTTAGGCTATTCACCAGAAAGAATAAATCCTGGCGATAAAAAACATACATTTGAAAATATTACTAAAGTAGTCTCTGGATGCTGTAACCATTCACGTGATTTTTTTGCCCAATTATATAATTCGGTTATATCAGCTGGCGTTCATATTGCTTCCAGCATCAAAGTTGCTGAAGCTGCTAAAATTATAGAAAACACTCAAAGAGACATTAATATAGCACTTATAAATGAATTATCCATAATTTTTTCCAAATTAAATATTGATACACATGAAGTTCTAAGCGCAGCAAGAACAAAATGGAATTTTCTCGATTTCATTCCTGGCTTGGTGGGCGGTCATTGTATTGGAGTCGATCCCTATTATTTGACTTATAAGGCAGAGACAGTGGGATATATTCCAAAAGTTATTTTATCAGGAAGAACAATAAATGATTCAATGGCATCATTCGTTGCTTCTCAAGCAGTAAAATTGGCTCTAAAAAATAAGCCTAAAAACTCAGAATTATATAGATGTCTTATATTAGGTTTTACATTTAAAGAAAATATTTCTGATTTTAGAAATACTAAGGTAGCACAAATAATTAATTCTTTAAAAGAATATAATTTCCATACAGACGTTATTGATCCACTTGTAGATAAAAAAGATGTCCATTCTGAATATAATATTGAAATAAATACTCATTTAAATATTGATTTTCAATTATATGATTGCATTATACTTGCAGTACCTCATCGCGAACTTGTTCCTACAATTGAAGAAATAATTAATCCAGATAAACAATATAACGGCGTTTTTGTAGATGTAAAAGCATACTTAAATTCAACTCAAATAGCGCAGATATCAAATCACATAACTTATTGGCGTCTTTAA
- a CDS encoding transketolase C-terminal domain-containing protein, producing MRETISNFLAETALNNPDFYVLSGDHGYALFDEIRKSAPKQFINVGVSEQAMVGYAAGMIKQGLKVVIYGLSSFVPIRVIEFIKMDICYESLPLIILGDGAGLVYSTLGPSHQSAEDIACMRSLPNINIFSPADKYEMSASLNKALILNSPSYIRIGKSDKPCVHNQSFQMPKVSRLISISESYSNENCIVATGSMVSTGINISKKLNVDIFSFIELTNFDEKIVVDQIKKYKNVFTLEEHSINGGIGSILSEVIAENGLKINLKRIGIKNKFSQKCGSYEYLMKEHELDESSIYSHLSNFIENKG from the coding sequence ATGAGAGAAACAATTTCAAATTTCTTAGCTGAAACAGCTTTAAATAATCCTGATTTTTATGTTTTAAGCGGTGATCATGGTTATGCACTTTTTGATGAAATTAGAAAATCAGCTCCAAAACAATTTATTAATGTTGGAGTATCAGAACAAGCGATGGTTGGTTATGCTGCAGGAATGATAAAACAAGGCTTAAAAGTTGTAATTTATGGTCTTTCCTCTTTTGTTCCAATTAGAGTTATAGAATTTATTAAAATGGATATTTGTTATGAATCTCTACCACTAATTATTTTAGGGGATGGCGCTGGTTTGGTATATTCTACTTTAGGGCCAAGTCATCAATCAGCAGAAGATATCGCTTGTATGAGATCTTTGCCAAACATAAATATTTTCTCTCCCGCAGATAAATATGAAATGTCTGCAAGTTTAAATAAAGCGCTAATTTTAAATTCGCCCTCCTACATTAGAATTGGAAAATCTGATAAGCCATGTGTACACAATCAAAGTTTTCAAATGCCCAAAGTTTCAAGATTAATTTCAATTTCAGAATCATATTCAAATGAAAATTGTATTGTAGCTACAGGATCCATGGTTTCAACTGGAATAAATATCTCAAAAAAATTAAATGTTGATATATTTTCTTTTATTGAATTAACAAACTTTGATGAAAAAATAGTCGTAGATCAAATAAAAAAATATAAGAATGTATTTACTTTAGAAGAACATTCTATCAATGGAGGAATTGGCTCTATTCTATCAGAAGTAATCGCAGAAAATGGTTTGAAAATAAATTTAAAAAGAATTGGGATCAAGAATAAGTTCTCACAAAAATGTGGCAGTTATGAGTATTTGATGAAAGAACATGAGCTTGATGAGTCTTCAATATACTCTCACTTATCAAATTTCATCGAGAATAAAGGTTAA
- a CDS encoding NAD(P)-dependent oxidoreductase: MTMNRNQEPTVLLTGATGFLGSRLLPELLENNFSVIVLHRESSDLTKLELFNCNKLKFFCINKDDLDFLFKNYNINVIIHTATEYGRNFASTSDVILANLTLPLRLLELGVMNNLKIFINTDSYFNKDNAFYSYLLNYSLTKKSLNYWLKFYSSKIRVIDLMLEHIYGPFDKPQKFIEGVIQNIAIKELPIVNLTYGHQKRDFIFITDVVDAYLKILKYELRNHNGYQIYEVGTGKAFELREFTDFVLKYSKSSSKLEYGAIPYREDEIMSSCANNSNLEALGWKAKINYQQGIEEIINIYRNKLK; encoded by the coding sequence ATGACAATGAATAGAAATCAAGAACCAACGGTTTTGTTGACTGGAGCAACGGGTTTCTTAGGCTCTAGATTGTTACCTGAATTATTAGAAAATAATTTTAGCGTCATAGTTTTACATCGAGAATCTTCTGATCTTACTAAGCTAGAATTGTTCAATTGTAATAAACTTAAGTTTTTTTGTATAAATAAGGATGATCTTGATTTTCTATTTAAAAATTATAATATTAATGTAATTATTCATACAGCAACTGAGTATGGAAGAAATTTTGCTTCAACTTCAGATGTAATTCTAGCTAATTTAACACTTCCTTTAAGATTGTTAGAATTAGGTGTTATGAATAATTTAAAAATTTTTATAAATACTGATTCTTATTTCAATAAAGATAATGCATTTTATTCATATTTACTTAATTATTCATTGACTAAAAAAAGTTTAAACTATTGGCTTAAATTTTATTCTAGCAAAATAAGAGTTATAGATCTTATGTTAGAACATATTTATGGTCCATTCGATAAACCGCAAAAATTCATAGAGGGAGTTATTCAAAATATTGCTATAAAAGAACTCCCTATTGTTAACTTAACTTATGGACATCAAAAAAGAGATTTCATTTTTATCACAGACGTAGTCGATGCTTATTTAAAAATATTAAAATATGAATTACGAAACCATAATGGTTATCAAATTTATGAAGTTGGAACAGGTAAAGCTTTTGAACTTAGAGAGTTTACTGATTTTGTCCTTAAATATTCAAAAAGTAGTTCTAAATTAGAGTATGGTGCCATTCCTTATCGGGAAGATGAAATTATGAGTTCTTGTGCAAATAACTCAAATTTAGAGGCTTTGGGATGGAAAGCAAAAATTAATTATCAGCAAGGAATAGAAGAAATTATTAATATTTATCGGAATAAATTAAAATGA